One segment of Rhodanobacter thiooxydans DNA contains the following:
- a CDS encoding FeoA family protein — translation MRLSDLPKGALAVVDRVDDAHAADPIAQRLRDLGFVDGEPVRVVAVGPMGGDPLLIQIGFTRFALRRAEAARVSVRSEVAA, via the coding sequence GTGCGTCTGTCCGATCTGCCCAAGGGTGCCCTCGCCGTGGTCGACCGCGTCGACGATGCGCATGCGGCCGATCCGATCGCGCAACGCCTGCGTGACCTCGGCTTCGTCGACGGCGAGCCGGTGCGGGTGGTGGCGGTGGGGCCGATGGGCGGCGACCCGCTACTGATCCAGATCGGCTTCACCCGCTTCGCGCTGCGTCGTGCCGAGGCGGCCCGGGTCAGCGTGCGCAGCGAGGTGGCCGCATGA
- the rpsT gene encoding 30S ribosomal protein S20, whose product MANIKSAKKRARQSEQRRLRNISARSMVRTALKKVVKAIEAKDKAGAVAAFTAAQPVMDRYAARGLIHKNKAARHKSRLNAKIRELA is encoded by the coding sequence TTGGCCAACATCAAGTCCGCGAAGAAGCGCGCGCGCCAGTCCGAACAGCGCCGTCTGCGCAACATCAGCGCCCGCTCCATGGTCCGTACCGCCCTGAAGAAGGTCGTCAAGGCCATCGAGGCCAAGGACAAGGCCGGCGCCGTCGCCGCGTTCACCGCCGCGCAGCCGGTTATGGATCGCTACGCCGCCCGCGGCCTGATCCACAAGAACAAGGCCGCCCGCCACAAGAGCCGCCTCAACGCGAAGATCCGCGAACTGGCGTAA
- a CDS encoding DUF6587 family protein, with amino-acid sequence MSTGLLLQYVVVGLIVLASVWIVLRKLARKTTNRWLAAASIHFSRPGRGALVRAFGRRLQPREATGDCSDGCSTCGACGPKPPAAARSGEPMPLEFRPRR; translated from the coding sequence GTGAGCACCGGCCTGCTGCTGCAGTACGTGGTGGTCGGGCTGATCGTGCTGGCCAGCGTATGGATTGTGTTGCGCAAGCTGGCGCGGAAAACGACCAACCGCTGGCTGGCCGCCGCGTCCATCCACTTCAGCCGGCCCGGCCGCGGCGCGCTGGTGCGGGCTTTCGGCCGGCGCCTGCAACCGAGGGAAGCCACCGGCGACTGCAGCGACGGTTGCAGCACCTGCGGCGCCTGCGGCCCCAAGCCACCGGCCGCGGCTCGATCCGGCGAGCCGATGCCGCTGGAGTTCCGCCCGCGCCGGTGA
- the feoB gene encoding ferrous iron transporter B, translating into MSASTLRIALVGNPNCGKTALFNLLTGGRQKVANYAGVTVERKEGRFTAPSGRVLQILDLPGAYSFDANSPDEQITRDVCAGNYPGEAPPDLIVCVADATNLRLHLRFVLEVKRLGRPVVLALNMMDTARSRGVVIDVPELSRRLGLPVVETVAVRRGGARALIERVDGEVPPAAPVQPDDAASRADLHAQVRELLAATVTMPRTTAALDDALDRWTLHPVFGLAILAVVMFLVFQAVYAAGKPMSDLIGGGFGWMGEQVAALMPAGPLQSLVVNGLFGGIGTVLGFLPVILVLFLFILTLEESGYLPRAAFLLDRLMLSVGLTGRSFIPLLSSFACAIPGIMGTRSIQDPRDRLATILIAPLMTCSARLPVYALLIGAFIPVRYVFGVFNLQGVVLFALYLAGILGAMLVGWVMKHLRRDKSEHALLMELPSYRMPKLRDVAIGLYERGAIFLKRLTGVILGLTVLMWFLSTFPSPPAGATEPAINYSFAGYIGRGLQYIFAPIGFNWQISLALIPAFAARETAVAALATVYLVGGEAPGGLGHALAGQIPLASALSLLVWFAYAPQCMSTLAIIKRETDSWRNVAISFGYMFVMAYTASFVVYQVTRALT; encoded by the coding sequence ATGAGCGCGTCGACTCTGCGCATCGCCCTGGTCGGCAATCCGAACTGCGGCAAGACGGCGCTGTTCAACCTGCTCACCGGCGGCCGCCAGAAGGTGGCGAACTACGCCGGCGTCACGGTGGAGCGCAAGGAGGGCCGCTTCACCGCGCCGTCCGGCCGGGTGCTGCAGATCCTCGACCTGCCCGGCGCCTACAGCTTCGACGCCAACAGCCCGGACGAGCAGATCACCCGCGACGTCTGCGCCGGCAATTACCCGGGCGAGGCGCCGCCGGACCTGATCGTGTGCGTTGCCGACGCCACCAACCTGCGCCTGCACCTGCGCTTCGTGCTGGAAGTGAAGCGGCTGGGCCGGCCGGTGGTGCTGGCGCTGAACATGATGGACACCGCGCGCTCGCGCGGCGTCGTCATCGACGTGCCGGAGCTTTCGCGCCGGCTGGGCCTGCCGGTGGTGGAGACGGTGGCGGTGCGGCGCGGTGGCGCACGGGCACTGATCGAGCGGGTCGACGGCGAGGTGCCGCCGGCGGCGCCGGTGCAGCCGGACGACGCGGCCAGCCGCGCCGACCTGCACGCGCAGGTGCGCGAGCTGCTGGCAGCGACGGTGACGATGCCGCGCACCACCGCGGCGCTCGACGATGCGCTGGATCGCTGGACGCTGCATCCGGTGTTCGGGCTGGCGATCCTGGCGGTGGTGATGTTCCTGGTGTTCCAGGCGGTGTATGCCGCCGGCAAGCCGATGAGCGACCTGATCGGCGGCGGCTTCGGCTGGATGGGCGAGCAGGTCGCCGCGCTGATGCCGGCCGGGCCGCTGCAGAGCCTGGTGGTCAACGGCCTGTTCGGTGGCATCGGCACGGTGCTGGGTTTTCTGCCGGTGATCCTGGTGCTGTTCCTGTTCATCCTCACGCTGGAGGAGTCCGGCTACCTGCCGCGCGCGGCGTTCCTGCTCGACCGCCTGATGCTGTCGGTGGGGCTGACCGGGCGCTCGTTCATCCCGCTGCTGTCGAGCTTCGCCTGCGCGATCCCCGGCATCATGGGTACGCGCAGCATCCAGGATCCACGCGATCGCCTGGCCACCATCCTGATCGCCCCGCTGATGACCTGCTCGGCGCGGTTGCCGGTGTATGCGCTGCTGATCGGTGCGTTCATTCCCGTCCGCTACGTGTTCGGCGTGTTCAACCTGCAGGGCGTGGTGCTGTTCGCGCTGTACCTGGCCGGCATCCTCGGCGCGATGCTGGTGGGCTGGGTGATGAAGCACCTGCGCCGCGACAAGAGCGAGCACGCCCTGCTGATGGAACTGCCGTCGTACCGCATGCCCAAGCTGCGCGACGTGGCGATCGGGCTGTACGAGCGCGGCGCGATTTTCCTGAAGCGGCTGACTGGCGTGATCCTCGGGCTGACCGTGCTGATGTGGTTCCTGTCCACGTTCCCGTCGCCGCCCGCCGGTGCGACGGAGCCGGCCATCAACTACAGCTTTGCCGGCTACATCGGACGCGGCCTGCAGTACATCTTTGCGCCGATCGGTTTCAACTGGCAGATCAGCCTGGCGCTGATCCCCGCGTTCGCCGCGCGGGAGACAGCAGTGGCGGCGCTGGCCACCGTCTACCTGGTCGGCGGCGAGGCACCCGGCGGGCTGGGCCACGCGCTGGCCGGGCAGATCCCGCTGGCCAGCGCGTTGTCGCTGCTGGTGTGGTTCGCGTATGCGCCGCAGTGCATGTCCACCCTGGCGATCATCAAGCGCGAGACCGATTCCTGGCGCAACGTGGCGATCTCGTTCGGCTACATGTTCGTGATGGCCTATACCGCGTCGTTCGTGGTCTACCAGGTGACGAGGGCACTGACGTGA